A DNA window from Pogona vitticeps strain Pit_001003342236 chromosome 2, PviZW2.1, whole genome shotgun sequence contains the following coding sequences:
- the AICDA gene encoding single-stranded DNA cytosine deaminase has translation MDSLLMKQKKFLYNFKNLRWAKGRHETYLCYVVKRRNSATSCSLDFGYLRNKSGCHVEVLFLRYISTWDLDPRHCYRITWFTSWSPCYDCARHVADFLSAYPNLTLRIFAARLYFCEERNAEPEGLRRLHRAGAQIAIMTFKDYFYCWNTFVENRNKTFKAWEGLHENSVRLARKLRRILLPLYEVDDLRDAFRILGL, from the exons ATGGACAG TCTTCTTATGAAACAAAAGAAATTCCTCTACAACTTCAAGAACTTGCGTTGGGCCAAAGGCCGTCATGAAACATACCTTTGCTATGTGGTGAAACGGCGAAACAGCGCCACATCCTGCTCCCTGGATTTTGGATATCTGCGCAATAAG TCAGGTTGCCATGTTGAAGTTCTCTTCCTGCGTTACATTTCTACCTGGGATCTGGATCCAAGGCATTGCTATCGGATCACTTGGTTTACCTCGTGGAGCCCCTGTTACGACTGTGCCCGCCATGTGGCTGATTTCTTAAGCGCCTATCCTAACTTGACCCTGCGCATCTTTGCTGCCCGCCTATACTTCTGTGAGGAACGCAATGCCGAGCCGGAAGGGCTGAGACGTCTGCACCGCGCAGGAGCTCAGATTGCCATCATGACCTTCAAAG ATTATTTTTACTGCTGGAACACCTTTGTAGAGAATCGCAACAAAACTTTCAAAGCTTGGGAAGGGCTTCACGAAAACTCTGTACGCCTTGCCAGAAAACTTCGTCGCATCCTTTTG cCACTTTATGAGGTAGATGATCTGCGAGATGCCTTCCGAATTCTTGGACTTTAA